The Desulfovibrio desulfuricans genome has a window encoding:
- a CDS encoding glycoside hydrolase family 57 protein, whose protein sequence is MPALCLCFNIHEPYQFRRYTVFDMGQSSVYEDDDRNCETMLRAARLCYLPAAEMLLRLVRRHEGAFAVSLCVSGTALDLFEQYTPEVTESLCALAATGCVEFVAETSAHSLAFLYSREEFDRQVKAQSARIKKLFGKKPTTFMHTECVFNNDLAAALQQLGFKTALAEGADQVLGWRSPNWVYRPVSGPKMNLLLRNTALSDDMGLRFGDRGWSDWPLTADKFASWCHSLGDKADVINIYNDFHVFGLRHGQDSGIFDFMSALPEALLRDNRFRFATPGSIAGKRAPAGEVDVPQFVSWEESGHDLTSWLGNDMQKDAIHTLYSLAARVSASGDKMLLHDYERLQTADHFRHMSTKWFSGPRQDRPSPFDSPYDAYITYMNVLADFELRLEAAELAGKELKPRRARKNSLRSGTNASV, encoded by the coding sequence ATGCCTGCGCTATGTCTGTGTTTCAATATACATGAGCCGTACCAGTTCCGCCGCTACACGGTTTTCGATATGGGGCAGAGCTCCGTTTACGAAGACGATGACCGCAATTGCGAAACCATGCTGCGCGCGGCGCGCCTGTGTTATCTGCCAGCCGCAGAAATGCTGCTCAGGCTTGTGCGCCGTCATGAAGGCGCGTTTGCGGTATCGCTGTGCGTTTCGGGCACCGCTCTGGATCTTTTTGAGCAGTACACCCCTGAAGTCACAGAAAGCCTGTGCGCTCTCGCGGCTACGGGCTGCGTGGAATTTGTCGCCGAAACTTCGGCGCATTCGCTGGCCTTTTTGTATTCACGCGAGGAATTTGACAGGCAGGTCAAGGCGCAAAGTGCGCGCATCAAAAAACTGTTTGGCAAAAAGCCTACCACCTTCATGCATACGGAATGCGTGTTCAACAATGACCTTGCCGCCGCCTTGCAACAGCTTGGTTTTAAAACCGCGCTGGCCGAGGGTGCGGATCAGGTGCTTGGCTGGCGCAGCCCCAACTGGGTGTACCGCCCGGTTTCCGGCCCCAAGATGAATCTTTTGCTGCGCAATACGGCCCTTTCTGACGACATGGGCCTGCGCTTTGGCGACAGGGGCTGGAGCGACTGGCCGCTTACTGCAGACAAGTTCGCCTCGTGGTGCCACAGCCTGGGCGACAAGGCGGATGTAATCAATATTTACAATGATTTTCATGTATTTGGTCTGCGTCACGGGCAGGATTCGGGCATCTTCGATTTTATGTCGGCCCTGCCCGAGGCCCTGCTGCGCGACAACCGCTTCAGGTTTGCCACGCCCGGCTCCATTGCCGGAAAGCGCGCCCCCGCCGGAGAGGTGGATGTGCCCCAGTTCGTGTCGTGGGAAGAAAGCGGCCATGACCTGACCTCGTGGCTTGGCAACGACATGCAGAAAGACGCCATCCATACGCTTTACAGCCTGGCTGCCCGGGTGAGCGCCAGCGGCGACAAGATGCTGCTGCACGACTATGAGCGCCTGCAAACCGCCGACCATTTCCGGCATATGTCCACCAAGTGGTTTTCCGGCCCTCGGCAGGACAGGCCCAGCCCCTTTGACAGCCCCTATGATGCCTACATCACCTATATGAATGTGCTGGCAGATTTTGAGCTGCGTCTTGAAGCCGCAGAACTGGCAGGCAAGGAACTCAAGCCCCGCAGGGCACGCAAGAACAGCCTCCGTTCCGGCACTAATGCGTCCGTTTAA
- a CDS encoding glycosyltransferase, whose translation MRVLMFGWEFPPHISGGLGTACFGMTQALAKKGAEIVFVLPRVDGGSGQNSFLRLRGASGTPVAAQLAESMTQAGHELWASSIRCLPVESPLVPYLTPQGYAEALENLRQEPGNAASTRAFAPHAGHTACEGEITFELHGGYGADLMAEVQRYSRLAGAIAVQEQFDVIHVHDWMTYPAGMMARALTGKPLVAHIHATEYDRSGLNINEQVAGIERAGLNAADVVVAVSRLTRKTVIDRYGVAPEKVVVVHNAVARHEAGRCYLVPQRIRHEKRVLFLGRVTFQKGPEYFMEAARLVLQKNPNVRFFMAGSGDMLPALIRRAGQLRMGRRFHFAGFLRGEDVDRMFALSDLYVMPSVSEPFGITPLEAMLYDVPVLLSRQSGVSEVLEHALKADFWDTRDMADKICAVLRYPCLAAELVKNCREEMKSIRWENAADQLLTIYRDVLGGH comes from the coding sequence TTTGTGCTGCCCCGCGTGGACGGCGGCAGCGGGCAGAACAGTTTTTTGCGCCTGCGGGGGGCCTCCGGCACTCCGGTTGCGGCCCAGCTTGCGGAAAGCATGACGCAGGCAGGGCATGAACTCTGGGCCAGCAGCATCCGCTGCCTGCCGGTGGAAAGCCCGCTTGTTCCCTACCTCACGCCGCAGGGCTATGCCGAAGCGCTGGAAAATCTGCGTCAGGAGCCAGGCAATGCGGCGAGTACGCGCGCTTTTGCGCCGCATGCGGGCCATACCGCCTGCGAAGGCGAAATTACGTTTGAACTGCACGGCGGTTATGGGGCTGACCTTATGGCCGAAGTGCAGCGTTACAGCCGTCTGGCCGGGGCCATTGCCGTGCAGGAACAGTTTGACGTCATCCACGTGCACGACTGGATGACCTACCCTGCGGGCATGATGGCCAGGGCGCTGACGGGCAAACCGCTGGTGGCGCATATTCATGCCACGGAATACGACCGCAGCGGCCTGAACATCAACGAACAGGTGGCGGGCATAGAACGCGCCGGGCTGAATGCCGCCGATGTGGTGGTGGCCGTGAGCCGTCTGACCCGAAAAACCGTCATTGACCGCTACGGCGTGGCACCCGAAAAGGTGGTGGTAGTGCACAATGCCGTTGCGCGGCACGAGGCAGGGCGCTGCTATCTTGTGCCGCAACGCATACGGCATGAAAAGCGGGTTCTGTTCCTCGGCCGCGTGACATTCCAGAAAGGGCCGGAGTACTTCATGGAAGCGGCCCGCCTTGTGCTGCAAAAAAATCCCAATGTCCGCTTTTTCATGGCTGGCAGCGGAGACATGCTGCCGGCGTTGATCCGCAGGGCAGGGCAGTTGCGTATGGGGCGGCGCTTCCATTTTGCCGGATTTTTGCGCGGCGAGGATGTGGACCGCATGTTCGCCCTCAGCGATCTTTATGTCATGCCTTCAGTCTCCGAGCCTTTCGGCATAACGCCGCTGGAGGCCATGCTTTACGATGTGCCGGTGCTGCTCTCGCGTCAGTCGGGTGTTTCAGAAGTGCTTGAGCACGCCCTCAAGGCTGATTTTTGGGATACGCGCGACATGGCCGACAAAATCTGCGCCGTGCTGCGTTACCCCTGCCTTGCCGCCGAACTGGTGAAAAACTGCCGCGAAGAAATGAAATCCATTAGATGGGAAAATGCCGCCGACCAATTGCTGACCATTTACCGGGATGTCCTTGGAGGTCACTGA